A window of Mytilus edulis chromosome 10, xbMytEdul2.2, whole genome shotgun sequence contains these coding sequences:
- the LOC139492032 gene encoding uncharacterized protein encodes MADKQDRLQDSCGTHDLTIVPPITFGFVEDIIKGSSQSLGIKEVSKGYKYFSEKYVTNITVHKVDNGCLVKGKCHRSQRKNESPHDIEIILLDGPILQESKCSCAIGKLGTCGHVTGLLYSLAHMKTSNYRSIPTDVLKTSLPQSWHMPRGEKVKGNTADDVIVVGYDTKSPYRQPRGLRSTLYNPIKVPLPPVSDLCSAIADIDNTCLLLSVSSHHNTSTCNMIETRFGKYPKGSPISYQQKLSSHFILNVLDADFPLLPIENLMVNELNPVLDQKKCTSLDSICVTAEESHNIEEMTRLQSVDPKWHAIRKDRLTASVAGDIVKRRADNDPLVARLKTTRKVVTESMRHGLLFEAVAANEYAKLQDDSVNVYPCGIIVSPFSPWLAASPDRKVYNPLMVPPYGLLEIKCPVKQLEECIYLTKSDDNTWTLKRNHNYYHQIMMQLAVTGLKWCHFYVWRSDESHLECVKFDEKVWKDMKSKLDIFYFYHFL; translated from the exons ATGGCCGATAAACAAGATCGCTTACAAGACAGTTGTGGAACACACGATTTAACGATCGTTCCACCAATAACTTTTGGATTTGTTGAAGACATAATTAAAGGCAGTAGCCAGAGCCTTGGAATTAAAGAAGTATCAAAGGGTTATAAGTACTTCAGCGAGAAGTACGTTACAAATATTACTG TGCATAAAGTAGATAATGGATGCCTAGTGAAAGGGAAGTGCCACAGGTCACAGAGAAAGAATGAAAGCCCACATGACATTGAG aTCATTTTATTGGATGGACCTATTCTACAGGAGAGTAAATGCTCATGTGCAATTGGAAAATTGGGAACGTGTGGCCATGTAACTGGTTTATTGTACAGCTTAGCACATATGAAGACCAGTAATTACAGATCTATACCAACTGATGTTTTAAAGACTTCATTGCCACAATCCTGGCACATGCCCAGAGGTGAAAAGGTAAAGGGAAATACAGCAGATGATGTTATTGTAGTAGGCTACGACACAAAATCACCGTACAGGCAACCAAGAGGATTAAGGTCTACCCTCTACAATCCTATTAAAGTACCTCTGCCTCCTGTATCTGATTTATGTTCTGCAATAGCAGACATAGATAACACCTGTCTTTTGTTGTCGGTCTCTTCACACCACAATACATCTACATGTAACATGATTGAGACCAGATTTGGAAAATATCCTAAAGGATCACCAATTAGCTACCAGCAAAAGTTATCTAGCCATTTCATTCTGAATGTCTTAGATGCAGATTTCCCCCTTTTGCCTATTGAGAACCTGATGGTCAATGAATTGAATCCAGTTTTAGATCAGAAAAAGTGCACCAGTTTGGACTCTATATGTGTAACTGCTGAGGAGAGCCACAACATAGAAGAAATGACCCGTCTTCAGAGTGTCGATCCTAAGTGGCATGCTATCCGCAAAGATAGATTAACAGCATCGGTAGCTGGGGATATCGTAAAAAGAAGGGCtg ataatGATCCTTTAGTTGCAAGATTAAAGACAACTCGTAAAGTTGTAACAGAAAGTATGAGACATGGGTTGTTGTTTGAGGCTGTAGCTGCCAATGAATATGCCAAG CTTCAAGATGACAGTGTAAATGTGTACCCTTGTGGCATAATTGTAAGCCCATTCTCTCCTTGGCTGGCAGCAAGCCCAGACAGAAAGGTATATAACCCATTAATGGTGCCACCTTACGGGTTATTGGAGATCAAGTGTCCTGTCAAGCAGTTAGAGGAATGCATCTATCTGACAAAAAGTGATGATAACACCTGGACATTGAAAAGAAATCATAACTATTACCACCAAATTATGATGCAACTGGCTGTTACTGGCTTAAAATGGTGCCATTTTTATGTGTGGCGCTCAGATGAAAGCCATCTTGAGTGTGTAAAATTTGACGAGAAAGTGTGGAAAGACATGAAAAGCAAATTGGACATATTTTACTTctatcattttctttaa